The following are from one region of the Rosistilla carotiformis genome:
- a CDS encoding PAS domain-containing protein produces MKAIETSSNRIDPTAGPLIVGVGASAGGLEAFQELLRALGDADGLAIVFVQHLDPSSETLLNDLLAGATTLEIIPLSGRKKLKSGKVYVCPSHKSLQLKNGSVSVVDPPQSRQQPAPIDGFFHSIAEDQGELGIGVILSGAGSDGTLGLKAISDRGGLTFAQDAASAKYDSMPRSAATTGVADHILKPAEIATELLRYHNHLQSVRPPAIQRRLQDQIEEAIPMIAETLLKVTEHDFQHYKFNTLARRIQRRMQVLKVAVASDYVDYLQHHDEEALALFQELLIGVTTFFRDPEAFSVLAEQVLPKLFENRGPDDCVRIWVAGCANGSEAYTMAILCREAMDALPMAPEVQIFATDIDERALNVARVGSYPIGIEEHVSAERLQRFFVKRGKRYQVAKEIRDIVLFSTHNLIHDPPFSRQDLICCRNLLIYLGPHLQNKLIPLFHYALRPSGYLFLGPSENITSHGELFRPIDARLRISQRKGTAARSHGLQTEMSPRRSGRPPQDPEVDLTEMMQKIALDEFTPKTAVIDASGNVLTSSSNISKYLSFAGGPMQTNIVKLADSGLRIGLRAAIAEAKKLRRRVEHENLSIRVGDLVQRVMLTVQPMPQLGEDEPLLMVVFHDVGLPYRRDDVEAEDDSSENGVDSIIAQMERELETVRSDLDRSMQDMEAANEELKSSNEELLSMNEELQSANEELEASKEEIRIGSDATARANADLQNLLRSTQIATVFLDQQLLIRSYTPAIREIYGLISTDIGRPLEMFVPYVEDMPPLPDPAMIQDGQPIEHTVVARSGKSFIRRVLNYRSHTGQAEGLVTTFTDVTELRNSHELFQSLVDVSAQIVWIANAEGNIIEDSPSWRAFTGQTYEQWRGRGWVDVIHPDDHAITLSTWETCLDTGEPFSAEYRLKHVSGVWKWNHVRAVCLRRHDGTIRRWVGMNIDIDARKRAELNYGFLADLQAQFSPLMSDRDLMEVAVQRTAHYLGLSRCCIVEFDAEAESAEVLYEHHDPELQSIVGTHRVKDFHSEQEQKMLAAGQQVLQNDTQAEGIDPTLAKNQRDIQIHAFCNSAYVTEQKVRFVVSAIKSEPYCWQPDDLSLLQEIANRLCIRIERARAEMETKRREAHLRRVINNQLGLVGVIGRDGRLLEVDDRSINIAGLKREDVIGKHFAECPWWTYDARVAQQMRDAMDRAFAGQRVRFDVGLYAQGNDRLMIDFMIAPVLGDDGQVEYLIPSGVDISDRKAAEDQVRAHAEQLSTERTKLIALLADYQKNEQYLKLSLNAGRLGSWQWIPGNNQLTLSDELLEIFGMKAAHYDDSFEASLQIIHPEDRDFAASQLRALLEGTSNEFRFDWRIVRADNGNVCWTETRGLVTRDSQGQPVSLTGITSDVTDRKIADLALVESNQRMSMALKAGGMAAWEWSENKSVWEPAMFALLGIEPIENPTIDLFFQYVYPDDVAALREVWGQAANDQEDYDTEFRIVRSNGEVRWLAGVGTVICDDRGNVVRMHGLNWDITDEKQSELAIKLSEERLRSAAEAAGFGMLHADLMKGTVTYSQELKRLVGIDDADDEQTEVPIGEMLNWVHPDDRAACDQHYRELVEHPHTAERSIDHRIVCPNGDIRWVRLQAKPLFTGDDADEDSQATQLIGTLLDITRQRQFELSLKEAREQAVAANESKSAFLANMSHEIRTPMTAILGYTDLIAEKVNDDETLAHVRTIRRNGDFLLDIINDILDISKIEAGKFDISHERFAPNRLVEDVRSIMEVRASERKLDLDVEYHGLIPSEIQSDPKRLKQILINLVGNAIKFTTEGCVNIVVRFLPGEMPRLQFDVVDSGIGMSEKQKRRLFQPFSQGDGNVNREFGGTGLGLAISKRLTEMLGGEISVQSNLSQGSRFTITIATGDVEDVPMIQPQLAIDSKPTEPGKEKEIRLNCQLLVVDDRRDIRFLSRTLLAKAGADVDEAEDGQVAITMVKEKAAAGEHYDLILLDMQMPRLDGYQTAQQLRKLGFSGPIIALTADAMQGDMTRCIECGCNDYLSKPIDVERLTSMVHRLTSALKA; encoded by the coding sequence ATGAAAGCTATTGAAACCTCGTCGAATCGAATCGATCCCACCGCGGGTCCGTTGATTGTTGGTGTCGGCGCATCGGCGGGAGGGCTGGAGGCGTTTCAGGAATTATTGCGCGCCCTTGGCGATGCCGACGGTTTGGCGATCGTGTTTGTCCAGCATCTCGATCCGTCAAGTGAAACGTTGTTGAATGATTTACTGGCCGGGGCAACGACTTTAGAAATCATTCCGCTGTCCGGCCGCAAGAAACTGAAATCGGGCAAGGTGTATGTTTGCCCGTCTCACAAGAGCCTGCAGCTGAAGAACGGTTCGGTAAGCGTGGTCGATCCCCCCCAAAGCCGCCAGCAGCCTGCTCCCATCGATGGCTTCTTTCATTCGATTGCTGAGGATCAGGGGGAGCTTGGGATCGGCGTGATTCTGTCGGGCGCTGGCAGCGATGGAACGTTGGGGCTCAAGGCGATCAGCGATCGAGGGGGATTAACTTTTGCTCAGGATGCTGCTTCGGCCAAATACGATTCGATGCCGCGGAGCGCGGCGACAACGGGAGTTGCCGACCATATTCTGAAGCCTGCCGAAATCGCGACGGAGTTGCTGCGGTATCACAATCATCTTCAAAGCGTACGACCTCCGGCGATCCAGCGACGGTTGCAAGATCAGATTGAAGAGGCGATTCCGATGATCGCCGAGACGTTGTTGAAGGTCACCGAGCACGATTTTCAGCACTATAAATTCAATACGCTGGCACGTCGCATCCAACGCCGCATGCAGGTGCTAAAAGTCGCCGTCGCCAGCGACTACGTCGACTACTTGCAGCATCACGATGAAGAAGCGCTGGCGCTGTTTCAAGAGCTATTGATCGGCGTGACAACCTTCTTTCGTGATCCCGAGGCCTTCAGTGTTTTGGCCGAGCAGGTGTTGCCCAAGTTGTTTGAAAATCGCGGCCCGGATGATTGTGTGCGGATTTGGGTTGCCGGGTGCGCCAATGGCTCGGAAGCTTATACGATGGCAATCCTTTGCCGCGAAGCGATGGATGCGCTTCCGATGGCGCCGGAAGTTCAGATTTTCGCCACCGATATCGATGAACGCGCACTCAATGTGGCGAGAGTGGGGTCGTATCCGATTGGAATCGAAGAGCATGTCTCCGCAGAGCGGTTGCAACGGTTTTTTGTCAAGCGTGGCAAACGTTATCAGGTCGCGAAAGAGATTCGTGATATCGTGCTGTTTTCGACGCACAACTTAATCCACGATCCTCCTTTTTCACGGCAGGACCTGATCTGTTGTCGCAACCTGTTGATCTATCTTGGTCCGCATCTACAGAACAAATTGATCCCGTTGTTTCACTACGCGCTACGTCCGTCGGGTTACCTATTCCTCGGTCCAAGCGAAAACATCACATCCCACGGCGAATTGTTTCGTCCGATCGATGCGCGGCTGCGGATCTCGCAACGCAAAGGGACCGCGGCGCGGTCCCACGGGTTGCAAACGGAGATGTCACCGCGTCGCAGCGGTCGTCCACCGCAGGATCCCGAGGTCGATCTGACGGAGATGATGCAGAAGATTGCGTTGGATGAGTTCACGCCCAAAACGGCAGTCATCGACGCCTCGGGGAACGTGCTGACGAGTTCGTCAAACATCAGTAAGTATCTGAGCTTTGCTGGCGGACCGATGCAAACCAATATCGTGAAATTGGCGGACAGCGGGTTGCGGATTGGGTTGCGGGCCGCAATCGCCGAAGCGAAGAAATTGCGTCGCCGGGTGGAGCATGAGAACCTTTCGATCCGTGTAGGAGATTTGGTTCAGCGCGTGATGTTGACCGTGCAACCGATGCCTCAGTTGGGCGAGGACGAACCGTTACTGATGGTCGTGTTTCACGATGTCGGTTTGCCGTATCGACGCGACGACGTCGAAGCGGAGGATGATTCGAGTGAAAATGGGGTCGATTCCATCATCGCGCAAATGGAACGCGAGTTGGAGACGGTCCGCAGCGATCTAGATCGGTCGATGCAGGACATGGAGGCGGCCAATGAAGAACTCAAGTCGTCCAATGAAGAACTGTTGTCGATGAACGAAGAGCTTCAATCGGCCAACGAAGAATTGGAGGCGTCCAAAGAAGAGATTCGGATCGGCAGTGACGCGACGGCGCGGGCCAATGCCGATTTGCAGAACCTGCTTCGCAGTACACAAATCGCTACGGTGTTCTTGGATCAACAGTTATTGATTCGCAGCTATACCCCCGCGATTCGCGAGATCTATGGCCTGATCAGCACCGATATCGGACGGCCCTTGGAGATGTTCGTTCCGTATGTGGAAGACATGCCGCCGCTGCCCGACCCGGCGATGATTCAAGACGGCCAACCCATCGAACACACGGTTGTGGCACGATCGGGCAAGTCGTTCATTCGCCGCGTGCTCAACTATCGTTCGCACACTGGACAGGCGGAAGGACTCGTGACCACGTTCACCGACGTCACGGAGTTGCGGAACAGTCACGAGTTGTTTCAGTCGTTGGTCGACGTCTCGGCGCAGATTGTTTGGATTGCCAATGCCGAGGGAAACATCATCGAAGATTCCCCCAGTTGGCGCGCGTTCACGGGGCAAACGTATGAACAGTGGCGGGGCCGCGGTTGGGTCGATGTGATCCACCCGGACGATCATGCGATCACGCTGTCGACGTGGGAGACGTGTCTTGACACGGGAGAACCGTTCTCGGCGGAATATCGCTTGAAGCATGTTTCGGGAGTCTGGAAATGGAACCACGTGCGGGCGGTTTGTTTGCGAAGGCATGATGGAACGATTCGCCGTTGGGTCGGTATGAACATCGATATCGATGCGCGGAAGCGGGCTGAATTGAATTATGGTTTCCTGGCCGATCTGCAGGCGCAGTTCAGCCCATTAATGTCAGATCGTGATCTGATGGAAGTTGCCGTTCAACGGACCGCACATTATCTCGGTCTCTCGCGATGCTGCATCGTCGAATTTGATGCGGAGGCAGAATCCGCCGAGGTGTTGTACGAACACCATGATCCTGAGTTGCAAAGTATTGTCGGCACGCATCGCGTGAAAGACTTTCATAGCGAACAGGAGCAGAAGATGTTGGCTGCCGGCCAACAGGTGCTGCAAAACGATACGCAAGCTGAGGGGATCGATCCAACGCTTGCGAAAAATCAACGAGATATCCAGATCCATGCATTTTGCAATTCTGCTTATGTGACCGAACAAAAAGTTCGATTTGTCGTCTCCGCGATTAAGTCCGAACCGTATTGTTGGCAGCCCGACGACCTGAGCCTTCTTCAAGAAATAGCGAATCGATTGTGCATCCGAATCGAACGGGCCCGCGCTGAAATGGAGACCAAGCGTCGCGAAGCGCACTTGCGACGAGTGATTAACAATCAATTGGGCTTGGTAGGGGTGATCGGACGCGATGGTCGTTTGTTAGAGGTCGACGACCGCTCGATAAACATCGCGGGGTTGAAACGAGAGGACGTAATCGGGAAACACTTTGCCGAGTGCCCTTGGTGGACCTACGACGCTCGAGTTGCCCAGCAGATGCGAGACGCCATGGATCGCGCATTTGCCGGTCAGCGGGTCCGCTTTGATGTCGGACTGTATGCGCAAGGCAATGATCGATTGATGATCGATTTTATGATCGCGCCAGTGCTGGGGGATGACGGCCAAGTCGAATATTTGATCCCGTCGGGAGTGGACATTAGCGACCGCAAAGCCGCGGAGGATCAGGTTCGTGCCCACGCGGAACAATTGTCGACCGAACGGACCAAGTTGATCGCGTTGTTGGCGGATTATCAAAAGAATGAACAGTACCTGAAGCTCTCATTGAATGCCGGACGGTTGGGAAGTTGGCAATGGATTCCAGGCAACAATCAACTGACACTGTCGGATGAATTGCTGGAAATTTTTGGGATGAAGGCGGCGCACTATGACGATTCGTTCGAGGCGTCGTTGCAGATCATTCACCCCGAAGATCGCGATTTCGCAGCCTCTCAATTACGGGCGCTCTTGGAAGGGACTAGCAACGAATTTCGCTTCGATTGGCGTATCGTGCGAGCCGACAATGGCAACGTTTGTTGGACCGAAACGCGTGGCTTGGTGACTCGAGATTCACAGGGCCAGCCGGTATCCTTGACGGGGATCACGAGTGATGTGACCGATCGTAAAATTGCTGACTTGGCGCTCGTTGAAAGCAATCAACGGATGTCGATGGCGCTGAAAGCGGGAGGCATGGCTGCGTGGGAATGGTCCGAGAATAAAAGCGTTTGGGAACCTGCAATGTTTGCATTGTTGGGGATCGAACCGATCGAAAACCCAACCATCGATTTGTTCTTTCAGTACGTCTACCCTGACGACGTGGCGGCACTGCGCGAAGTTTGGGGCCAGGCGGCCAACGACCAGGAGGATTACGATACCGAGTTTCGAATCGTGCGTTCCAATGGTGAGGTGCGCTGGTTGGCCGGTGTTGGTACCGTGATTTGCGACGATCGCGGGAACGTCGTCCGAATGCACGGTTTAAACTGGGACATCACCGACGAAAAACAATCGGAACTCGCGATCAAGCTCAGCGAAGAGCGTTTGCGAAGCGCTGCCGAAGCGGCAGGGTTTGGCATGTTGCATGCCGATCTGATGAAAGGGACCGTGACTTATTCGCAAGAGTTGAAACGATTGGTCGGGATCGACGATGCGGATGACGAACAGACCGAGGTTCCGATTGGCGAGATGTTGAACTGGGTCCATCCCGATGATCGGGCCGCTTGCGACCAACATTACCGCGAATTGGTCGAGCATCCGCATACGGCCGAACGCAGTATCGATCATCGGATCGTTTGTCCCAATGGCGATATCCGTTGGGTTCGTTTGCAGGCCAAACCACTATTCACTGGCGATGATGCCGACGAGGACAGTCAGGCAACACAATTGATTGGAACGTTGTTAGACATCACGCGCCAACGGCAATTCGAACTCTCTCTCAAAGAAGCACGCGAGCAGGCGGTCGCCGCAAATGAATCCAAGAGCGCGTTTCTCGCGAACATGAGTCATGAGATTCGTACACCGATGACGGCGATCTTAGGGTACACCGATTTGATTGCTGAAAAAGTGAACGACGACGAGACCCTGGCCCATGTCCGCACGATCCGTCGCAACGGTGATTTTTTGTTGGACATCATCAACGATATTTTGGACATCTCCAAAATCGAAGCGGGCAAGTTTGATATCAGCCATGAACGCTTTGCACCGAATCGATTGGTCGAAGACGTGCGGTCGATCATGGAAGTGCGAGCTTCCGAACGCAAACTGGACCTGGACGTCGAGTACCACGGTTTAATCCCGTCGGAAATTCAAAGCGATCCCAAGCGGCTCAAGCAGATTTTGATCAATTTGGTCGGCAATGCGATCAAATTTACAACCGAAGGCTGCGTGAATATCGTCGTTCGGTTCCTACCCGGAGAGATGCCAAGGCTGCAATTCGACGTGGTCGATTCAGGGATTGGTATGTCCGAAAAACAAAAACGTCGATTGTTCCAACCCTTCTCCCAAGGCGATGGAAATGTGAATCGAGAATTTGGCGGTACCGGGCTTGGATTGGCAATCAGCAAGCGATTGACGGAGATGCTGGGGGGCGAGATTTCGGTGCAAAGCAACCTCAGTCAAGGCAGTCGATTTACGATTACGATCGCGACTGGTGATGTCGAAGACGTGCCGATGATCCAACCGCAGTTGGCGATCGATAGCAAGCCGACCGAACCGGGGAAGGAAAAAGAGATCCGACTGAATTGTCAGTTATTGGTCGTCGATGATCGCCGCGACATCCGTTTCTTGAGTAGGACGTTGTTGGCCAAGGCGGGGGCTGATGTCGATGAAGCGGAAGATGGTCAAGTTGCGATCACAATGGTCAAGGAAAAGGCAGCGGCGGGTGAACACTACGACCTGATTCTGCTGGACATGCAGATGCCACGATTGGATGGGTACCAGACCGCCCAGCAGCTCCGAAAACTTGGTTTCAGCGGGCCGATCATCGCGTTGACTGCGGATGCCATGCAGGGGGATATGACTCGCTGTATCGAGTGCGGTTGCAACGATTACCTCAGC
- a CDS encoding PA2169 family four-helix-bundle protein: MSLETKTNLNEATVTKLQKLIRANIDAYDGFRESAEEISDIALATLFRQVASERSALATELQNYVEWNGAEAEDDGSVAASVHRAWINVRSKINGGDPYVILIEAERGEDHIKHAYEDVLKETAGSAMNDVLTAQYAIVKAGHDKIRDLRDSYKNR, encoded by the coding sequence ATGAGCCTTGAAACGAAGACGAATCTCAACGAAGCCACCGTAACAAAATTACAAAAGCTGATTCGGGCCAACATTGACGCCTACGATGGCTTTCGCGAGTCGGCCGAGGAGATCTCGGATATCGCACTGGCGACATTGTTCCGTCAAGTCGCCAGCGAGCGCTCCGCATTGGCCACGGAACTGCAAAACTACGTTGAGTGGAACGGTGCCGAAGCGGAGGACGACGGTTCCGTCGCAGCAAGCGTCCATCGCGCTTGGATCAACGTCCGCAGCAAGATCAATGGGGGCGATCCCTATGTCATTTTGATCGAAGCCGAACGTGGCGAGGACCATATCAAACACGCGTACGAAGACGTGCTGAAGGAGACCGCCGGCAGCGCGATGAACGACGTGCTGACCGCGCAATATGCGATCGTGAAAGCGGGTCACGACAAGATCCGCGACCTTCGCGACAGCTATAAAAACCGTTAG
- a CDS encoding AI-2E family transporter, whose amino-acid sequence MSNDTKDLQPNAAGVLSTRICAGMLVLYAFYYARSLIVPIVTAVVLYLVLRPLVRHAQRLGIPSTVGAIGTMLGLLVLLSLSTFLVLQPARQIIAEAPQNLSIVKARLATITDKLKAIDRAAEDLTEEAEAEVGEEEKPVPVEIKQPNWNNNLSYLSGTGNVVSFLTICGALLYFLLATGDNLLRSIVRALPNLTARRKLVEVIQNVQEGLGSYLAQVTSINAGLGLSVGIAMWALGMPSPVLWGVMAFAFNFIPIVGAIAGACVIGVVALVNFEPTYYAFVVTGTFLALTSLEGQFITPAILGRSMSMSPVLVFLSIVVWGWMWGMMGVFLSVPILIAARMTCEGYDGLMPLAMILGAATPETATPTAPVPAPEPIIQPQSAVVRIDDPTSSAMPSR is encoded by the coding sequence ATGAGCAACGACACAAAAGACCTTCAGCCCAACGCCGCGGGTGTTTTGTCGACGCGGATCTGCGCCGGGATGCTCGTGCTGTATGCATTCTATTATGCGCGCAGCCTGATCGTTCCGATCGTCACCGCGGTCGTCCTGTACCTGGTGCTGCGGCCCTTGGTGCGGCATGCGCAACGCTTGGGGATTCCATCGACCGTTGGCGCTATCGGGACGATGCTGGGCCTGTTGGTTCTGCTGAGTCTAAGCACGTTCTTGGTGCTGCAACCGGCGAGGCAGATCATCGCCGAAGCCCCGCAAAACTTATCGATCGTTAAGGCGCGACTGGCCACAATCACCGACAAATTGAAGGCGATCGACCGGGCAGCGGAAGATCTTACCGAAGAAGCCGAGGCGGAGGTTGGTGAGGAAGAGAAACCCGTTCCCGTTGAGATCAAACAACCGAACTGGAACAATAATCTCTCCTACCTCAGTGGGACAGGCAACGTCGTCTCGTTCCTAACCATTTGCGGCGCACTTCTCTACTTCCTATTGGCTACGGGCGACAACCTGCTACGGAGCATCGTCCGCGCACTTCCCAACCTGACCGCGAGGCGGAAACTTGTTGAGGTGATCCAGAACGTCCAAGAAGGCCTCGGTAGTTACCTGGCCCAAGTCACTTCGATCAACGCCGGGCTGGGCCTATCGGTGGGTATCGCGATGTGGGCGCTAGGAATGCCTTCGCCTGTGCTTTGGGGTGTGATGGCTTTTGCTTTCAACTTCATCCCCATCGTCGGGGCGATTGCCGGAGCCTGCGTGATCGGCGTTGTCGCGTTAGTCAACTTCGAACCAACCTACTATGCGTTTGTGGTGACGGGAACCTTCCTGGCGCTGACGTCACTGGAAGGTCAATTCATCACCCCAGCGATCCTGGGACGATCGATGAGCATGAGCCCTGTATTGGTCTTTCTGTCGATCGTCGTCTGGGGTTGGATGTGGGGGATGATGGGCGTTTTCCTTTCGGTCCCCATCCTGATCGCGGCGCGGATGACTTGCGAAGGCTACGACGGACTGATGCCGCTGGCAATGATCCTGGGAGCTGCGACGCCCGAGACCGCAACGCCCACGGCCCCCGTCCCCGCGCCCGAACCAATCATTCAACCGCAGTCTGCGGTCGTGCGGATCGACGATCCGACGAGCAGTGCCATGCCTTCGCGATAG
- a CDS encoding N-formylglutamate amidohydrolase — protein sequence MDLILTCEHATNHIPAEFMHLFGDAQAILASHRGWDPGSLALGRTLQRHCSAVLFRTTVSRLLVEVNRSPRHRQLFSEFSQRLEPAAKEAILQRYYWPHRRQVEAWIEDRLAIGNRVLHLSLHTFVSELHGQIRNADIGLLYDPRRGTEKTFCDRWHNALQEANDALRIRRNYPYLGRADGFTTALRRRFPGSSYAGIELEVNQDLVCEANGWRKLKRDIADALEDALSASS from the coding sequence GTGGATTTGATTCTGACTTGCGAGCATGCGACCAACCATATTCCGGCTGAATTCATGCATTTGTTTGGCGATGCGCAAGCGATACTCGCGAGCCATCGCGGTTGGGATCCCGGTTCGCTCGCCTTGGGAAGAACGTTGCAGCGGCATTGTTCGGCGGTTCTCTTTCGCACGACCGTCTCGCGGTTGTTGGTGGAAGTGAATCGATCGCCGCGCCATCGCCAACTGTTTTCGGAGTTCAGCCAACGCTTGGAACCGGCGGCAAAGGAGGCCATCCTGCAGCGATACTATTGGCCACACCGGAGGCAGGTGGAAGCCTGGATCGAGGACCGCTTGGCGATCGGAAATCGTGTCTTGCATTTGTCGCTACATACCTTTGTATCCGAACTGCATGGTCAGATCCGTAACGCCGACATCGGGCTTTTATATGATCCGCGGCGCGGGACGGAGAAGACGTTCTGTGATCGCTGGCACAACGCGTTGCAAGAGGCCAACGATGCTTTGCGGATTCGAAGGAACTATCCCTATTTGGGGAGGGCCGATGGTTTTACAACCGCCTTGCGACGGCGGTTTCCCGGTTCCAGTTATGCAGGCATTGAACTGGAAGTGAATCAGGACTTGGTTTGCGAGGCGAACGGTTGGCGGAAATTGAAACGCGACATCGCCGACGCATTGGAGGACGCACTGTCGGCTTCGAGTTGA
- a CDS encoding glutamate-cysteine ligase family protein — MNQPSRLSIFEAFGIELEYMVVDRETLDVRPIADRVLQSAAGRPTSDFECGPTAWSNELALHVLELKGAHPTADLMSLSTSLQQGVARLQAALASHDAILMPSGMHPWMDPTTETQLWPHQCAEIYNAYHAIFDCFTHGWANVQSVHLNLPFANDYEFARLHAAVRLLLPILPALAASSPIVQRQFGPWRDMRMQKVREHCRRVPFLTGDMIPEPIYDEATYRHEIFGGLQAAIAPHDSAGVFDANFLNARGAIARFDRGSVEIRVMDVQEHPAVDIAICVAAIAALKTLVAERCQPLKSQQQVATSTLSSLLDRVSADVESTVIDDADYLRQFGVVDRSVTAGELWRHLIDVGAEHELLIGDVKNELRVILREGCLATRIARAIGDDMRQERLSEVYRSLSDCLTAGRAFTTG; from the coding sequence ATGAATCAGCCGAGTCGTTTGTCAATTTTTGAAGCGTTTGGCATCGAGCTGGAATATATGGTCGTCGACCGCGAGACGCTCGACGTCCGTCCGATTGCCGATCGCGTCCTGCAGTCGGCGGCTGGTCGACCAACCAGCGATTTCGAATGCGGCCCGACCGCATGGAGTAACGAACTGGCGTTGCACGTGTTGGAACTCAAAGGCGCGCATCCGACTGCCGATCTGATGTCGCTATCGACCAGCCTGCAACAAGGGGTCGCGCGTTTGCAGGCAGCGTTGGCAAGTCACGATGCGATTTTGATGCCATCGGGAATGCATCCCTGGATGGATCCCACGACCGAGACCCAGTTGTGGCCGCACCAGTGCGCGGAGATCTACAACGCATACCATGCAATTTTTGATTGCTTCACGCACGGTTGGGCCAACGTGCAAAGCGTCCACTTAAACCTTCCATTTGCCAACGATTACGAATTCGCTCGGCTGCATGCGGCCGTTCGCTTGCTGTTGCCGATCCTGCCGGCATTGGCGGCCAGTTCGCCGATCGTGCAGCGTCAGTTCGGTCCGTGGCGTGACATGCGGATGCAGAAGGTTCGCGAGCATTGCAGGCGAGTCCCGTTTTTGACGGGCGATATGATTCCCGAACCGATCTATGACGAAGCGACCTATCGCCACGAGATCTTTGGTGGCTTGCAAGCTGCGATCGCGCCGCACGATTCCGCTGGCGTTTTCGATGCGAACTTCTTGAACGCCCGCGGCGCGATTGCTCGTTTTGATCGTGGATCGGTCGAGATTCGCGTGATGGATGTCCAAGAGCATCCCGCGGTGGACATCGCGATCTGCGTCGCCGCGATCGCGGCACTAAAGACCTTGGTGGCGGAGCGTTGTCAGCCGTTGAAGAGCCAACAACAAGTGGCGACGTCGACGTTGTCATCTTTGTTGGATCGTGTCTCGGCCGACGTAGAATCCACGGTGATCGACGACGCGGACTATTTGCGGCAATTCGGAGTGGTGGATCGATCGGTCACGGCCGGTGAGCTTTGGCGGCATCTGATCGACGTCGGGGCGGAGCATGAGTTGCTGATCGGCGATGTCAAAAATGAACTGCGGGTGATCCTCCGCGAGGGCTGTCTGGCGACGCGGATTGCGAGGGCGATTGGAGACGACATGCGGCAGGAACGTTTGTCCGAAGTCTATCGCTCGTTGAGCGATTGCTTGACGGCGGGACGCGCCTTCACGACTGGGTAA